The following coding sequences are from one Lycium ferocissimum isolate CSIRO_LF1 chromosome 3, AGI_CSIRO_Lferr_CH_V1, whole genome shotgun sequence window:
- the LOC132049087 gene encoding IAA-amino acid hydrolase ILR1-like 6: MDTLVKFFPISCKKAIFLAIFLCCMITTSLKGAKTSVSSSSSSSSSSSHSDQHDLLTYFKSTTFLKNPMNIILQNQSRTSKINLFTDCSIWTKECSNEILKVAQKRENVKWIKSVRRKIHEHPELAFQEYETSKLVRQELEKMEIIYRFPMAITGIRAMIGSGQPPFVALRADMDALPIQEAVEWEHRSKIAGKMHACGHDAHVAMLLGAAKILKAREKNLKGTVILIFQPAEEAGNGAKRMIKDGALENVEAIFAAHVSHQHPTGVIGSRTGPLLAGCGFFRVVISGKTGKASNPHHSMDPVLAASAAVISLQSIVSRESDPLDSQVVSVTSVNAGDNLDVIPETVTLSGTFRAFSRTNFYQLLKRIREVFTEQASVFRCSATVDFFEDKDTIYPPTVNDDRMYKHVKMVAEDLVGTSNFKVVPPMMGAEDFSFYSEVIPAGFFYIGIRNETLGSTHTGHSPHFMIDEDVLPIGAATHAAIAERLLYEYGS, from the exons ATGGATACCCTAGTGAAGTTCTTTCCAATTTCTTGTAAAAAAGCAATCTTTTTGGCTATTTTTCTCTGTTGCATGATAACTACTTCATTAAAGGGAGCAAAAACCTctgtttcttcatcttcttcttcttcttcttcttcttctcattcTGATCAACATGACTTGCTCACATACTTCAAATCCACTACTTTCCTAAAAAATCCCATGAATATAATCCTTCAAAACCAATCAAGAACCTCAAAAATCAATCTTTTTACCGACTGCTCAATCTGGACAAAAGAATGTTCAAATGAAATTCTAAAAGTTGCCCAGAAAAGAGAGAATGTTAAATGGATAAAATCAGTGAGGAGAAAAATACATGAACATCCTGAACTTGCTTTTCAAGAATATGAAACTAGTAAACTTGTTCGTCAAGAACTTGAGAAAATGGAGATAATTTATCGGTTTCCGATGGCGATTACCGGAATCCGAGCAATGATCGGCTCTGGTCAACCACCATTTGTTGCTCTCAGAGCTGATATGGATGCTCTTCCAATtcag GAAGCTGTTGAATGGGAGCACAGGAGCAAAATTGCGGGCAAAATGCACGCTTGTGGTCATGACGCTCATGTGGCTATGCTCTTAGGTGCGGCAAAAATTTTAAAGGCTCGTGAGAAGAACTTAAAG GGGACAGTGATTCTAATATTTCAGCCAGCAGAAGAAGCAGGAAATGGAGCAAAAAGGATGATAAAAGATGGAGCATTAGAAAATGTAGAGGCTATATTTGCTGCTCATGTTTCACATCAACATCCAACTGGTGTCATTGGATCAAGGACAGGTCCTCTACTTGCTGGTTGTGGATTTTTTAGAGTTGTAATTAGTGGAAAGACAGGGAAAGCTAGCAATCCCCACCACTCAATGGATCCAGTACTTGCTGCCTCTGCTGCTGTTATCAGCTTGCAAAGCATTGTTTCTCGTGAATCCGATCCCTTGGATTCTCAG GTGGTCTCAGTGACATCTGTCAATGCTGGAGATAATCTTGATGTGATACCAGAAACAGTTACTCTCAGCGGCACTTTCAGGGCTTTCTCAAGAACAAACTTTTATCAGCTTCTTAAAAGGATAAGAGAG GTATTCACAGAACAAGCTAGTGTATTCAGATGCAGTGCAACAGTGGATTTTTTCGAAGACAAGGACACAATTTATCCTCCGACGGTGAATGATGACAGAATGTACAAGCACGTGAAGATGGTCGCCGAGGATTTGGTCGGAACGAGCAACTTTAAGGTCGTTCCGCCGATGATGGGAGCAGAGGATTTTTCATTTTACTCTGAAGTGATCCCAGCAGGATTCTTCTATATAGGCATAAGGAATGAGACATTAGGATCAACTCACACAGGACATTCACCACATTTCATGATTGATGAAGATGTATTGCCTATTGGTGCAGCTACTCATGCTGCCATTGCAGAAAGATTACTTTATGAGTATGGATCTTGA